GCCATGCCCGCCGGGCACGCATTGGCTGGACATGAGCAGTTGCTGCTTGGACAGACGCTGGATTGGCGACACATCGTGCCAACGGAATCATTGCTTGTTGGCGATCGCGTAAAAGCCTTGTATGCGCGACATGTAGACGCGATACGCTATGCGATTCGTTGCAACAACGTAGAGATGATGCGCGCCCTGGTGCTCAGTGGAGCCGGTATTGCGGTGATGAGCTGGCTGGACGTGTTCCGCGATGTGCAAGAGGGGCGCTTGGCCTTTGTGCCGCTGTCGCAGCGCCAAGCCAAGCCGCTGAGTCTGTGCCTATGTGTTGCACCACAGCGCCAACTATCACGCGCCGCTCAATGGGCAATGGAAAAGATACGAGAGGATCTGAAGGCGTTGAGCCTGTCAAAAGAACAGCCCGACCTGCACGTTGGAGACTAGCTTTTTCTGGTGCGGGGCAGTGTGGACGCAGTGTAGTTGTTTAGACGGTCGAGATCCGACATGCTTTCGGTTAGCAAATTCAAGAACGCACGTAACTTCTTCGAGCCGTAGCGGTTTCGCTGGTATACGCAGTAGATTTTCTTTTTCTCTGGCCTCCAGTCGGGAAGTATGGCCACGAGTCCTCCGCTTTTCACCTCTGGCTGCACAAAGAAGTCGGGTAGCAAGGCGATACCCAAGCCATTCAAACAAAAAGTCTTCATTAGCCAATAGTCGTTGGTTCGAACCGCTATGCGCGAAATATACTTCTGCGACGTTTCTCTGGAGTGAAGCATGACTCGCTCTGAAAATTCAGATTGCCTCAACACAATCGAATCATGCGCCGTGAGTTCCTTCGGCGTCACTGGTAGTCCATGACTCGCCACATATTGAGGGCTGGCATACAGTCCGAATGAAAGCTGCCCCACTGGCTTTGCTATGACATCGGGAACATTCGGTGCCGCGGCGCAGACGTAGCAATCCACTTCATCAAGCTTGGGGGAATCCGCTCTTTCTGCTACATCCAATTCGCAAAGTATGGTGGGATGCCCTTCCAGAAACAGCTTGACTACGTGGCACACGAATGTCGTCGTGAATTGATTGTCGGAAAGCACCTTCAGGCGACCCTGCCCTCCCTGTACCAATTCTTGAACTTCATGGCGCGCAGCCGCCCATCGCCCGCTCAAGTCTGCAAGCAATGCCTCACAATGCGAGTAGAGCGCCAGCCCCGCTTCTGTCGGCACAATCTTTCGAGCAGATCGGATGAGGAGTTGTACGCCCAGCTCGTCTTCCAGGCGCTGAAGTGACCGGCTCAGAGTAGCCTTCGCAACGCCAGTCTGAGCTTCTGCTTTGGTGAGGCTACCTGCTCTCACGATGGAGGCGAAGGCTTCGACAAGTTTGAGTTCGATATTCATCCGGTGCGACCTAGGCTGTACCGCTCATGCAGCTACAAGTGCTCGTGGGAACACATATTGAACCTAGTATGCGCCCACAATCGTTCCAAAAGTGGAACGGTGCGTCGCGTAGAGAGATGGTTCCGGAATGTGGAACCAGCCGCAAATGGATGGGCCGCGGTGATGGGCGAGGTACGCTTGAAGGTTAACGACCGCGTTACGACCACCCCCTAAGGCCTGAACGTCTATTCGCCTGTTGCAACGCGCGTCGCTCGAACCTAGTCCATGCAGGTGCGGCCCCGCATGCTCTACGCCGCCGCCGCTCTGGTGCGGATGGTAGTTGCAGCCTGAAGGGGTTCGGTCATGGGAGATGATCGATCGTGGGAGGCTCCGGCGTGGTCAAATAATCGGAGCCAGGATTCTCCCTGACCGCGCTGCAACATGCTGTGATCACCGAAAGCATCCCTGCGATGAAAGGCTACTGATCTCGACTCACTTACCTGGTGACTTGCCTTCAACGCCCTTGACATAGATGTTCATGGCTTCCAAAAATGCATCTGCCGCATCCTTGTCGCGAGCTACCATTTCCTTTCCTGCTTGGTCGAGA
This DNA window, taken from Comamonas testosteroni TK102, encodes the following:
- a CDS encoding LysR family transcriptional regulator: MNIELKLVEAFASIVRAGSLTKAEAQTGVAKATLSRSLQRLEDELGVQLLIRSARKIVPTEAGLALYSHCEALLADLSGRWAAARHEVQELVQGGQGRLKVLSDNQFTTTFVCHVVKLFLEGHPTILCELDVAERADSPKLDEVDCYVCAAAPNVPDVIAKPVGQLSFGLYASPQYVASHGLPVTPKELTAHDSIVLRQSEFSERVMLHSRETSQKYISRIAVRTNDYWLMKTFCLNGLGIALLPDFFVQPEVKSGGLVAILPDWRPEKKKIYCVYQRNRYGSKKLRAFLNLLTESMSDLDRLNNYTASTLPRTRKS